The proteins below are encoded in one region of Eubacterium sp. 1001713B170207_170306_E7:
- a CDS encoding CatB-related O-acetyltransferase, which translates to MTIPAKKTYPRTGDKQTVYLKDVITNPAITVGDYTMYNDFTGDPALFEKNNVLYQYPINHDRLVIGKFCSIACGARFLFNSANHTLRSLSTYPFPLFFEEWGLDPKDVAASWDNKGDIIVGNDVWIGYEAVVLAGVTIGDGAVIGTRAVVTKDVPPYTIVGGVPARPIKKRFSDKAVAELLEIKWWDWPREKIARNIAAIQEGCIERLR; encoded by the coding sequence ATGACTATTCCAGCGAAAAAAACCTATCCCCGGACGGGAGATAAACAAACCGTCTATTTAAAGGATGTTATCACCAACCCAGCGATAACCGTTGGCGATTATACCATGTATAATGACTTTACAGGCGACCCCGCGTTGTTTGAGAAGAATAATGTGTTATACCAGTATCCGATCAACCACGACCGGCTGGTGATCGGAAAATTCTGTTCCATCGCCTGCGGCGCCCGTTTTCTGTTTAACAGCGCGAACCACACCCTGCGCTCGCTCTCGACCTATCCCTTTCCGCTCTTCTTTGAGGAGTGGGGCCTCGACCCAAAAGATGTGGCCGCGTCCTGGGACAACAAGGGCGATATTATCGTCGGCAACGACGTCTGGATCGGCTATGAGGCGGTCGTATTGGCAGGGGTGACCATCGGCGACGGGGCCGTGATCGGAACCCGGGCAGTGGTCACAAAGGATGTTCCGCCCTACACCATTGTGGGCGGGGTGCCGGCCCGGCCCATCAAAAAACGGTTTTCCGACAAGGCGGTCGCAGAGCTGCTTGAAATAAAGTGGTGGGACTGGCCCAGGGAAAAAATCGCCCGGAACATTGCCGCCATACAGGAGGGCTGTATCGAACGGCTGAGGTGA
- a CDS encoding Type 1 glutamine amidotransferase-like domain-containing protein — MKKMLLVSMFQNVEHLLKQVEPELKNKTVTYIPTASRAEPLGFFVKIGRWRLKRLGMLVDELEISTASYETIKDKLEKNDCIYITGGNTFYLLQELRRTGADQLLVQEVNKGKLYIGESAGAIVAAPDIGYSAGMDKVEKAPELKDYKGLNLIDFYVLPHAQNREFRKSVEKIRADYGKALDLKVINDRQAVFVEGERVQILGKC, encoded by the coding sequence ATGAAAAAGATGCTGCTGGTCTCAATGTTTCAGAACGTTGAGCATTTGTTAAAGCAGGTGGAACCCGAGCTCAAAAATAAAACAGTCACCTATATTCCAACTGCCAGCCGCGCGGAGCCCCTGGGATTCTTCGTGAAAATTGGGCGGTGGCGCCTGAAAAGGCTGGGAATGCTGGTGGATGAGCTGGAGATTTCCACCGCGTCCTATGAAACCATTAAAGACAAGCTGGAAAAGAATGACTGTATTTATATCACCGGCGGCAACACCTTTTACCTGCTTCAGGAATTGAGAAGAACCGGGGCCGACCAGCTGCTGGTTCAGGAAGTAAACAAAGGGAAGCTTTATATCGGCGAATCGGCCGGGGCCATCGTGGCCGCGCCGGATATTGGCTATTCGGCCGGCATGGACAAGGTGGAAAAAGCCCCGGAATTAAAGGATTATAAAGGCCTGAACCTCATTGACTTTTACGTGCTGCCCCACGCCCAGAACCGGGAGTTCAGAAAGAGCGTTGAAAAGATCAGGGCGGATTACGGCAAGGCACTGGATTTAAAGGTCATCAATGACCGTCAGGCCGTCTTTGTCGAGGGCGAGCGGGTTCAGATTTTAGGCAAATGCTGA